Part of the Lysobacter enzymogenes genome is shown below.
TCGACGACGACGTTGCCGCAGACGATCACGGTGGCGGCGAACACGACGGCGACGACGTGCACGTACACCAATACGGTGGCGACGGCGGGCGTGACGCTTAAGAAGTCTTGGACCAATGGCAAGGCCAACGATGCGGTCAGCCTGAGCATCACCGGCGGCAGCGGTGCGGTCGGCGGCAGCTCGATCGCCGGCGGCACCTCGACCGACGCGACCGCGACGGCGAACGTGGGCGCGACGGTGACTTTGACCGAAGCGTTCACGACCGGCGCGGCGGGGAATTACACGACGACGCTGGCGTGCGTGGATGCGAACAGCGCCACGGTAGCGGTGACGGGCACGGGCCTGTCGCGGACGATCACGATGCCGGCCACGGCGGTGACGTGCACCTACGCGAACAGCCGCATCGCGCAGCAGCTGAATCTGGCCAAGAGCTGGGGCGCTGGCGCGACCAGCGGCCATACCGCCGCGGCGACGACGACCGGCGGCACCAACAACGCAACGTTCAGCTCGACGGCACCGTCCACCGGCCTCACGGGCACGGCGGTGACGATGTACGCCGGCGACGTGGTGACGCTGCCGGCGGAAACCTTCGGCGGCGGCGCGACGGCGTCGAACTACAGCGTCGCGGTGGCGTGTACGGGCGGCAGCCCCTTGGCCAGCGGTGCGGCCGGTCGGCAGGTCACGATCGCCGCGAACACGACAGCTACGACGTGCACGTACACCAATACGGTGGCGACAGCGGGCGTGACGCTGAAGAAGTCCTGGACCAACGGCAAGGCCAACGATGCGGTGAGCTTGAGCATCACCGGCGGCAGCGGTGCGGTCGGTGGCAGCTCGACCGCCGGCGGCACGTCGACCGACGCGACCGCGACGGCGAACGTGGGCGCGACGGTGACTTTGACCGAAGCGTTCACGACCGGCGCGGCGGGTAACTACACGTCGACCTTGGCCTGCGTGGACGCGAACAGCGCCACCGTGACAGTGACGGGCACGGGCCTGTCGCGGACGATCACGATGCCGTCGACGGCGGTGACGTGCACCTACACGAACAGCCGCATCGCGCAGCAGCTGAATCTGGCCAAGAGCTGGGGCGCTGGCGCGACCAGCGGCCATACCGCCGCGGCGACGACGACCGGCGGCACCAACAACGCAACGTTCAGCTCGACGGCACCGTCCACCGGCCTCACGGGCACGGCGGTGACGATGTACGCCGGCGACGTGGTGACGCTGCCGGCGGAAACCTTCGGCGGCGGCGCGACGGCGTCGAACTACAGCGTCGCGGTGGCGTGTACGGGCGGCAGCCTCTTGGCCAGCGGTGCGGCCGGTCGGCAGGTCACGATCGCCGCGAACACGACAGCTACGACGTGCACGTACACCAATACGGTGGCGACAGCGGGCGTGACGCTGAAGAAGTCCTGGACCAACGGCAAGGCCAACGATGCGGTGAGCTTGAGCATCACCGGCGGCAGCGGTGCGGTCGGCGGCAACTCGATCGCCGGCGGCACGTCGACCGACGCGACCGCGACGGCGAACGTGGGCGCGACGGTGACTTTGACCGAAGCGTTCACGACCGGCGCGGCGGGGAACTACACGACGACGCTGGCGTGCGTAGATGCGAACAGCGCCACGGTGGCGGTGACGGGCACGGGCCTGTCGCGGACGATCACGATGCCGGCCACGGCAGTGACGTGTACCTACACGAACAGCCGTATCGCCCAGCAGCTGAACCTGGCCAAGAGTTGGGGGTCGGGCGCGACAAGCGGTCACACCGCCACAGCGACGACGACCGGCGGCACCAACAACGCAACGTTCAACTCGACTGCGCCGTCGACCGGTCTCACGGGTACGGCCGTGACGGTGTATGCGGGCGATTCGGTGACGCTGCCGGCGGAAACCTTCGGCGGCGGCGCAACTGCGGCGAACTACAGCGCAGCGGTGGCCTGTACGGGCGGTACGACGTTGGCCTCGACGGCGACGTTGCCGCAGACGGTGACGGTGACAGCGAGCGCAACGGCGACGACGTGCACGTACACCAACACGGTGGCGACGACCGGCGTAACGCTGAAGAAGACCTGGACCAATGGCAAGGCCAGCGATGCGGTCAGCCTGAGCATCACCGGCGGCAGCGGTGCGGTCGGCGGCAGCTCGATTGCCGGCGGCACCTCGACCGACGCGACCGCGACGGCGAACGTCGGCGCGACCATCACCTTGGTCGAGTCGTTCACAACCGGCGCGGCGGCCAACTACACCACGACCCTGGCCTGTGTGGACGCGAACAGCGCCACGGTGACGGTGACGGGCACGGGCCTGTCGCGGACGATCACGATGCCGGCCACCGCGGTGACGTGTACCTACACGAACAGCCGCATCGCGCAGCAGCTGAATCTGGCCAAGAGCTGGGGCGCCGGTGCGATCAGCGGCCATACCGCTGGTGCGACGACAAGCGGTGGCAGCAACAACGCGACGTTCAACTCGACGGCGCCGTCCACTGGGCTGACGGGTACGGCGGTGACGATGTACGCCGGCGACGTGGTGACGCTGCCGGTCGAAACCTTCGGCGGCGGCGCGACGGCGGCGAACTACGGCGCCGCGGTCGCGTGCACCGGCGGCACCACGCTGGCGTCGACGACGACGTTGCCGCAGACGATCACGGTGGCGGCGAGCGCGGCGGCGACGACCTGTACCTACACCAATACGCTCAATTCGGCCGATCTGTCGGTGACCAAGACCAACGATGCGGCTTCGGTGATCGGCGGCGGCACGACGACGTACTCGGTCGTCGTGACCAACCACGGCGGCAATGCGGTCGTCGGGGCCGTGGTGCGCGATACGCCGGTCGCGGGACTGAGCGCTTGCCAGGTCACGGCGTGCACGCCCGGCGGGG
Proteins encoded:
- a CDS encoding prealbumin-like fold domain-containing protein, which encodes MIKATVFLAGSRIGQRAMSWLNGAGAIGRGGDSVVSSASAAAAQPERAPALSRAVAACLAILCISSLPIAAAQAQVNIFTENFNNGNATSTGAVRQAAPGGGRPTYIGPASNGSMTYTADAGWVTGCNDLVISWSSPIADANAVASCGSQSSYNYAQQLVYGVGAYNANIATGTVLGAGGSGSMDLGLTAYTSTSTPGPNTLILQNAVPIALPTANIPVGGSGRFVTFRFVAGATSCPGMPNGTGALSPVVQFLLNGSALGAGNINICTGGVAARTYTSRPRENLTIGPVQVRAATFYAPGADLETTNLTFRIVNQQGAGGGNDWSYDNLALLDVTPSITKAASTATLNVGATRRITFTITNTSGDNLRKQGWDFTDTLPGSVVIAATPNVANACGGTVTAAAGSGTFTLTDGDLPAGTPGGTATTCTVAVDVVSNRSGTFTNDQASYTSSSGLNIPVQSVAMPWSGNTLTVVKVSSNGTASFSFTGNNGINNHNITTTASGVPGTAGATQILTGASTTSPTTVSESALSGWAVSGTPSCTGMPAGVSSTYTAATRTITIGAMPLGAGTGSNVTCTFTNRPVATVTVTKISNGGTGTFDFTGSNGIQNHSITTTASGGTGTVGAQQTLTATGTQTTVTESTPPTGYALSNIQCTGLGAGGTATPDLPTRTVTLNAAATAVGSNIACTFTNQASAGVTLKKSWTNGKANDAVSLSITGGSGAVGGSSIAGGTSTDATATANVGATVTLTEAFTTGAAGNYTTTLACVDANSATVAVTGTGLSRTITMPSTAVTCTYANSRIAQQLNLAKSWSAGATSGHTATATTTGGTNNATFNSTAPSTGLTGTAVTVYAGDSVTLPAETFGGGATAANYGAAVACTGGTTLASTTTLPQTITVAANTTATTCTYTNTVATAGVTLKKSWTNGKANDAVSLSITGGSGAVGGSSIAGGTSTDATATANVGATVTLTEAFTTGAAGNYTTTLACVDANSATVAVTGTGLSRTITMPATAVTCTYANSRIAQQLNLAKSWGAGATSGHTAAATTTGGTNNATFSSTAPSTGLTGTAVTMYAGDVVTLPAETFGGGATASNYSVAVACTGGSPLASGAAGRQVTIAANTTATTCTYTNTVATAGVTLKKSWTNGKANDAVSLSITGGSGAVGGSSTAGGTSTDATATANVGATVTLTEAFTTGAAGNYTSTLACVDANSATVTVTGTGLSRTITMPSTAVTCTYTNSRIAQQLNLAKSWGAGATSGHTAAATTTGGTNNATFSSTAPSTGLTGTAVTMYAGDVVTLPAETFGGGATASNYSVAVACTGGSLLASGAAGRQVTIAANTTATTCTYTNTVATAGVTLKKSWTNGKANDAVSLSITGGSGAVGGNSIAGGTSTDATATANVGATVTLTEAFTTGAAGNYTTTLACVDANSATVAVTGTGLSRTITMPATAVTCTYTNSRIAQQLNLAKSWGSGATSGHTATATTTGGTNNATFNSTAPSTGLTGTAVTVYAGDSVTLPAETFGGGATAANYSAAVACTGGTTLASTATLPQTVTVTASATATTCTYTNTVATTGVTLKKTWTNGKASDAVSLSITGGSGAVGGSSIAGGTSTDATATANVGATITLVESFTTGAAANYTTTLACVDANSATVTVTGTGLSRTITMPATAVTCTYTNSRIAQQLNLAKSWGAGAISGHTAGATTSGGSNNATFNSTAPSTGLTGTAVTMYAGDVVTLPVETFGGGATAANYGAAVACTGGTTLASTTTLPQTITVAASAAATTCTYTNTLNSADLSVTKTNDAASVIGGGTTTYSVVVTNHGGNAVVGAVVRDTPVAGLSACQVTACTPGGACPAQPSDLLSAGGATLGALAAGAQAKFTVTCNVDP